Proteins encoded by one window of Streptomyces sp. NBC_01571:
- a CDS encoding FAD-binding oxidoreductase, whose translation MIMSRIEAPRDDVTGTLVDRLLAGLPSEAVLSDPDVTVSYANDMASFCEAGTPAVVVLPRTVEQVQHVMRTATALRVPVVPQGARTGLSGAANASDGCIVLSLVKMDRILEISPVDRIAVVEPGVVNATLSRAVNEHGLYYPPDPSSWEMCTIGGNIGTASGGLCCVKYGVTAEYVLGLDVVLADGRLMSTGRRTAKGVAGYDLTRLLVGSEGSLGIVVRAVLALKPQPPRQLVLAAEFGSARAACDAVCRIMEGGHVPSLLELMDRTTVKAVNALAHMGLPETTEALLLAAFDTHDPAADLAAVGALCEAAGATQVVPAEDAAESELLLQARRLSLTALEAVKGTTMIDDVCVPRSRLGDMLDGIERVAEKYSLTIGVCAHAGDGNTHPTVCFDATDPDESRRARESFDEIMALGLELGGTITGEHGVGVLKKEWLAREIGPVGVEMQRAVKAAFDPLGILNPGKVF comes from the coding sequence GTGATCATGAGCCGTATCGAAGCCCCGCGCGACGACGTCACCGGCACCCTCGTCGACCGTCTCCTGGCGGGCCTGCCGAGCGAGGCGGTCCTCAGCGACCCGGACGTCACGGTCTCGTACGCCAACGACATGGCGAGCTTCTGCGAGGCCGGCACACCCGCCGTCGTCGTCCTGCCGCGCACCGTCGAACAGGTCCAGCACGTCATGCGCACCGCGACCGCGCTGCGGGTTCCGGTCGTCCCGCAGGGCGCCCGCACCGGCCTGTCCGGTGCCGCGAACGCCTCGGACGGGTGCATCGTGCTCTCCCTGGTGAAGATGGACCGGATCCTCGAGATCAGTCCCGTCGACCGGATCGCCGTCGTCGAGCCCGGCGTCGTCAACGCCACGCTCTCGCGCGCGGTCAACGAACACGGTCTGTACTACCCGCCGGACCCCTCCAGCTGGGAGATGTGCACGATCGGCGGCAACATCGGCACCGCCTCCGGCGGTCTGTGCTGTGTGAAGTACGGGGTGACCGCCGAGTACGTCCTCGGCCTGGACGTCGTGCTCGCCGACGGACGGCTGATGAGCACCGGCCGCCGCACCGCGAAGGGGGTCGCCGGCTACGACCTCACCCGGCTCCTCGTCGGATCGGAGGGTTCGCTCGGCATCGTCGTACGGGCGGTGCTGGCCCTGAAGCCGCAGCCGCCCCGGCAACTGGTGCTGGCCGCCGAGTTCGGGTCGGCACGGGCCGCCTGCGACGCCGTCTGCCGGATCATGGAGGGCGGCCATGTGCCCTCCCTCCTCGAACTGATGGACCGTACGACGGTGAAGGCGGTGAACGCCCTGGCCCACATGGGCCTGCCGGAGACCACCGAGGCCCTCCTGCTCGCCGCCTTCGACACCCACGACCCGGCGGCCGACCTCGCCGCAGTGGGCGCGCTGTGCGAGGCCGCGGGCGCCACCCAGGTGGTACCGGCGGAGGACGCGGCGGAATCCGAACTCCTCCTCCAGGCACGGCGTCTGTCGCTCACCGCGCTCGAAGCGGTCAAGGGCACCACGATGATCGACGACGTGTGCGTGCCGCGCTCCCGGCTCGGCGACATGCTCGACGGCATCGAGCGCGTCGCGGAGAAGTACTCCCTGACCATCGGCGTCTGCGCGCACGCCGGCGACGGCAACACCCACCCCACCGTCTGCTTCGACGCCACCGACCCCGACGAGTCCCGGCGCGCCCGTGAGTCCTTCGACGAGATCATGGCCCTCGGTCTGGAACTCGGCGGCACGATCACCGGCGAACACGGGGTCGGCGTCCTGAAGAAGGAGTGGCTGGCGCGCGAGATCGGGCCGGTCGGGGTGGAGATGCAGCGCGCCGTCAAGGCCGCGTTCGACCCGCTCGGGATCCTCAACCCGGGCAAGGTGTTCTAG
- a CDS encoding tetratricopeptide repeat protein gives MEIEQRERDLTGRGSRKASGRRRSRAARRALIGVVAGCAVFGGVMVLLPTGGFTPTPPAPGPVAGAMTAVTAGMPVSLRDLTALVRDREAYLRTRPRDAASWAVLGTAYVEQGRRTATPGYFPKAERALRTSLTAGPTGNLAALQGLAALANARGDFRKGRTWGESALKLAPKQWTTYPLLIDSFRGLGDYKASRKALEKLQALHSGPPVMARAAQVYWDRGWREDAVAALSDAAAGARTPAERAVWLAEAGRLAWERGDRAESLRSYEGALRIDRDEPAALAGRGRALASLGRVPEALRAYQAAFAGRPAPGYALELGELYQAQGLDPAARAQYGLVRARVRTETAGGVDDTLVLGLLEADHGDAAEAVRRLRAEWKRQPGIGVADALGWALHRAGKNKEALTFAARATDKEHGGGVRSALYVYHRGQIERGLELTGAARRHLAESLQINPYFSPLLAPLARRTLDRLGEPSTSSTALPGELEEDPAFPEPEVPEPVRTAPAASAPDVSAPSSPSVPAPAGSYEAPAPAASASPTFPAGPATGGQRPEPPTAPRRTAPR, from the coding sequence ATGGAGATCGAACAGCGAGAGCGGGACCTCACCGGGCGGGGATCCCGAAAAGCGTCCGGGCGGCGCCGCTCCCGCGCCGCCCGGCGCGCGCTGATCGGCGTGGTCGCGGGGTGTGCCGTTTTCGGCGGGGTGATGGTGCTGCTGCCCACCGGCGGGTTCACTCCGACGCCGCCCGCCCCGGGGCCGGTGGCCGGGGCGATGACGGCGGTGACGGCCGGGATGCCCGTGTCGCTGCGCGATCTGACGGCGCTCGTCCGTGACCGCGAGGCGTATCTGCGCACCCGTCCGCGGGACGCGGCGTCGTGGGCGGTGCTCGGGACGGCGTACGTGGAGCAGGGGCGGCGCACCGCGACGCCCGGCTACTTCCCGAAGGCCGAGCGGGCGCTGCGTACGTCGCTGACGGCCGGGCCGACGGGGAACCTGGCCGCGCTGCAGGGCCTGGCCGCGCTCGCCAACGCCCGCGGCGACTTCCGCAAGGGCCGCACGTGGGGGGAGTCGGCGCTGAAGCTGGCGCCCAAGCAGTGGACGACGTATCCGCTGCTGATCGACTCCTTCCGGGGCCTCGGCGACTACAAGGCGAGCCGCAAGGCGCTGGAGAAGCTGCAGGCGCTGCACTCCGGGCCGCCGGTGATGGCCCGCGCCGCCCAGGTGTACTGGGACCGGGGCTGGCGCGAGGACGCGGTGGCGGCGCTCTCGGACGCGGCGGCGGGCGCCCGGACACCGGCCGAGCGGGCGGTCTGGCTGGCGGAGGCCGGCCGGCTGGCGTGGGAGCGCGGTGACCGGGCGGAGTCGCTGCGCTCCTACGAGGGCGCGCTGCGCATCGACCGCGACGAGCCGGCCGCGCTCGCCGGGCGGGGGCGCGCGCTGGCCTCGCTCGGGCGGGTGCCGGAGGCGCTCCGCGCGTATCAGGCGGCGTTCGCCGGGCGGCCCGCGCCGGGGTACGCGCTGGAACTGGGCGAGCTGTACCAGGCGCAGGGCCTCGACCCGGCGGCGCGGGCGCAGTACGGCCTGGTGCGGGCGCGGGTGCGGACGGAGACCGCGGGCGGTGTCGACGACACGCTGGTCCTCGGGCTGTTGGAGGCGGACCATGGGGATGCGGCGGAGGCGGTGCGGCGGTTGCGCGCGGAGTGGAAACGGCAGCCGGGTATCGGCGTCGCGGACGCGCTGGGGTGGGCCCTGCACCGGGCCGGGAAGAACAAGGAGGCCCTGACGTTCGCGGCGCGGGCGACGGACAAGGAGCACGGCGGCGGGGTGCGCAGTGCGCTGTACGTCTATCACCGGGGGCAGATCGAACGCGGCCTGGAGTTGACCGGGGCCGCCCGCCGGCACCTCGCGGAGTCCCTCCAGATCAATCCGTACTTCTCGCCCCTTCTCGCTCCCCTGGCCCGGCGGACGCTGGACAGGCTGGGCGAGCCGTCCACGTCGTCCACGGCGCTCCCGGGCGAGCTGGAGGAGGACCCGGCGTTCCCGGAACCAGAGGTCCCGGAGCCCGTCCGCACCGCACCGGCCGCTTCCGCGCCGGACGTGTCCGCCCCGTCCTCCCCGTCCGTCCCGGCCCCGGCCGGGTCGTACGAGGCACCGGCACCGGCGGCCTCGGCGTCCCCGACGTTCCCGGCCGGCCCGGCGACGGGCGGGCAGCGGCCGGAACCCCCGACCGCGCCCCGCCGTACCGCCCCGCGCTGA
- the hppD gene encoding 4-hydroxyphenylpyruvate dioxygenase: MSLIDANPDQTPDTARQADPFPVKGMDAVVFAVGNAKQAAHYYSTAFGMRLVAYSGPENGSRETASYVLENGSARFVLTSVIKPSTPWGHFLAEHVAAHGDGVVDLAIEVPDARAAFAYAVEHGARALTEPYELKDEHGTVVLAAIATYGETRHTLVERTGYDGPYLPGYEAAAPIVEPPARRTFQAVDHCVGNVELGRMNEWVGFYNKVMGFTNMKEFVGDDIATEYSALMSKVVADGTLKVKFPINEPAVAKKKSQIDEYLEFYGGAGVQHIALNTNDIVQTVRTMSAAGVQFLDTPDSYYDTLGEWAGDTRVPVDTLRELKILVDRDEDGYLLQIFTKPVQDRPTVFFEMIERHGSMGFGKGNFKALFEAIEREQEKRGNL; the protein is encoded by the coding sequence ATGTCCCTCATCGACGCGAACCCAGACCAGACTCCCGACACCGCCCGGCAGGCCGATCCCTTCCCGGTCAAGGGAATGGACGCCGTCGTCTTCGCCGTGGGCAACGCCAAGCAGGCCGCGCACTACTACTCCACCGCGTTCGGCATGCGGCTGGTCGCCTACTCCGGACCGGAGAACGGCAGCCGCGAGACGGCGTCGTACGTCCTGGAGAACGGCTCCGCGCGCTTCGTCCTCACCTCCGTGATCAAGCCCTCCACCCCCTGGGGCCACTTCCTGGCCGAGCACGTGGCGGCGCACGGCGACGGGGTCGTCGACCTCGCCATCGAGGTCCCGGACGCGCGCGCCGCGTTCGCGTACGCCGTCGAGCACGGCGCCCGCGCGCTCACCGAGCCGTACGAGCTGAAGGACGAGCACGGCACCGTCGTGCTGGCCGCGATCGCCACGTACGGCGAGACCCGGCACACCCTCGTCGAGCGGACCGGCTACGACGGCCCCTACCTGCCCGGGTACGAGGCCGCCGCCCCGATCGTCGAGCCGCCCGCCCGGCGCACCTTCCAGGCCGTCGACCACTGTGTCGGCAACGTCGAGCTCGGCCGCATGAACGAGTGGGTCGGCTTCTACAACAAGGTCATGGGCTTCACGAACATGAAGGAGTTCGTGGGCGACGACATCGCGACCGAGTACAGCGCCCTGATGTCGAAGGTCGTCGCCGACGGCACGCTCAAGGTCAAGTTCCCGATCAACGAGCCCGCCGTCGCCAAGAAGAAGTCCCAGATCGACGAGTACCTGGAGTTCTACGGCGGCGCGGGCGTCCAGCACATCGCGCTGAACACCAACGACATCGTCCAGACCGTACGGACCATGAGCGCGGCCGGGGTCCAGTTCCTCGACACGCCCGACTCGTACTACGACACCCTCGGCGAGTGGGCCGGCGACACCCGCGTCCCCGTCGACACCCTGCGCGAACTGAAGATCCTCGTCGACCGCGACGAGGACGGCTACCTGCTCCAGATCTTCACCAAGCCGGTCCAGGACCGTCCGACCGTCTTCTTCGAGATGATCGAGCGGCACGGCTCGATGGGCTTCGGCAAGGGCAACTTCAAGGCCCTGTTCGAGGCGATCGAGCGCGAGCAGGAGAAGCGCGGCAACCTGTAG
- a CDS encoding Lrp/AsnC family transcriptional regulator: protein MAIDHLDGRLIVLLAREPRIGVLEMSRRLGVARGTVQARLDRLQSNGVIRGFGPQVDPAALGYPVTAFATLEIRQGQGPDVRAHLATVPEVLELHTTTGSGDMLCRLVARSNADLQRVIDRVVGFDGIVRASTAIVMENAVPLRIIPLVEQAAAEH, encoded by the coding sequence ATGGCGATCGATCACCTGGATGGCCGGCTCATCGTGCTGCTGGCGCGGGAGCCGCGGATCGGCGTCCTGGAGATGTCCCGGCGGCTGGGGGTCGCGCGGGGCACGGTGCAGGCCCGGCTGGACCGTCTTCAGTCGAATGGAGTCATCCGGGGATTCGGCCCGCAGGTGGATCCGGCCGCGCTCGGATACCCCGTGACGGCCTTCGCGACGCTGGAGATCCGGCAGGGGCAAGGCCCGGACGTACGGGCTCACTTGGCGACCGTCCCGGAGGTGCTGGAGCTGCACACGACCACCGGCAGCGGGGACATGCTGTGCCGGCTGGTGGCCCGCTCGAACGCCGATCTCCAGCGGGTGATCGACCGGGTCGTCGGCTTTGATGGCATCGTCCGGGCCTCCACGGCGATCGTCATGGAGAACGCCGTACCGCTGCGGATCATCCCGCTGGTGGAGCAGGCGGCGGCCGAGCACTGA
- a CDS encoding ABC transporter permease: MNFWEYLSSRHQQLLMDAYQHASVVFQCMVVATLIGVVLGVVTYRSDWAGGLATVTTSSILTIPSLAMIGLLIPVVGLGVPPTVIALTLYGLLPVVRNSIVGLRGVDPALVDAAKGIGMSRVARLLKVELPLAWPPILTGIRVSTQMLMGIAAIAAYASGPGLGNEIFRGIGSLGSKNALNQVLAGTVGIIILALLFDAAYVLVGRLTIPRGIRG; this comes from the coding sequence GTGAACTTCTGGGAGTACCTGAGCAGCCGCCATCAGCAGTTGCTCATGGACGCGTACCAGCACGCCAGCGTGGTCTTCCAGTGCATGGTCGTCGCGACCCTCATCGGCGTGGTGCTCGGTGTGGTCACCTACCGCAGCGACTGGGCGGGCGGCCTCGCCACGGTCACCACCTCCTCGATCCTGACGATCCCGTCGCTCGCCATGATCGGTCTGCTGATCCCGGTCGTGGGTCTGGGCGTCCCGCCCACCGTGATCGCGCTGACGCTGTACGGACTGCTGCCGGTCGTGCGCAACTCGATCGTGGGCCTGCGCGGGGTCGACCCCGCGCTGGTGGACGCCGCGAAGGGCATCGGGATGTCCCGGGTGGCCCGGCTGCTGAAGGTCGAACTGCCGCTCGCCTGGCCGCCGATCCTCACCGGCATCCGGGTCTCCACGCAGATGCTGATGGGCATCGCGGCGATCGCGGCCTACGCCTCCGGGCCCGGCCTCGGCAACGAGATCTTCCGTGGCATCGGATCCCTGGGCAGCAAGAACGCGCTCAACCAGGTACTCGCGGGCACGGTCGGGATCATCATCCTGGCGCTGCTGTTCGACGCCGCGTACGTGCTCGTCGGGCGGCTGACCATCCCGAGGGGGATCCGTGGCTGA
- a CDS encoding betaine/proline/choline family ABC transporter ATP-binding protein (Members of the family are the ATP-binding subunit of ABC transporters for substrates such as betaine, L-proline or other amino acids, choline, carnitine, etc. The substrate specificity is best determined from the substrate-binding subunit, rather than this subunit, as it interacts with the permease subunit and not with substrate directly.), giving the protein MELEHLTKRYPGSRDPAVDSVNMEIKAGELVVFVGPSGCGKSTTLKMINRLIEPTGGRIRIGGEDVTDMDPVKLRRRIGYAIQSSGLFPHMTVAQNIALVPKMVGWPKPRIRARVEEMLDLVGLDPGEFQGRYPRQLSGGQQQRVGVARALAADPPVLLMDEPFGAVDPITRDHLQDELIRLQRELHKTIVFVTHDFDEAIKLGDRIAVLRERSHIAQFDTPEAILTNPADDFVSGFVGAGAALKRLNLTRVRDVEITDYPTVTVNDRLQEIFNKLRSSGTNEILLLDKRRRPYKWLRRGDLMRAKGSLARAGTLVHDTVTRDATLRDALEAVLTDNTGRVAVTGRRGEYIGVVDMETLMNSVHELLEEDRLEAMEHQHELEDARAQQTHFEQEGPGGEAKA; this is encoded by the coding sequence ATCGAGCTGGAGCACCTCACCAAGCGCTATCCGGGCAGCCGTGACCCCGCCGTGGACAGCGTCAACATGGAGATCAAGGCAGGCGAACTCGTCGTCTTCGTCGGCCCGTCCGGGTGCGGCAAGTCCACCACCCTCAAGATGATCAACCGGCTGATCGAACCGACCGGCGGCCGTATCCGCATCGGCGGCGAGGACGTCACCGACATGGACCCGGTGAAGCTGCGCCGCAGGATCGGGTACGCGATCCAGTCGTCCGGGCTCTTCCCGCACATGACCGTCGCCCAGAACATCGCCCTCGTACCGAAGATGGTCGGCTGGCCGAAGCCGCGGATCAGGGCGCGGGTCGAGGAGATGCTGGACCTGGTCGGCCTCGACCCCGGCGAGTTCCAGGGCCGCTATCCGCGTCAGCTCTCCGGCGGCCAGCAGCAGCGGGTGGGCGTGGCCCGGGCACTGGCCGCCGACCCGCCCGTCCTGCTCATGGACGAACCCTTCGGCGCCGTGGACCCCATCACCCGCGACCATCTCCAGGACGAGCTGATCCGGCTCCAGCGCGAGCTGCACAAGACGATCGTCTTCGTCACGCACGACTTCGACGAGGCGATCAAGCTGGGTGACCGGATCGCCGTCCTGCGCGAGCGCTCGCACATCGCGCAGTTCGACACCCCGGAGGCGATCCTCACCAACCCCGCCGACGACTTCGTGTCGGGGTTCGTGGGCGCGGGCGCGGCGCTGAAGCGGCTCAACCTCACCCGGGTGCGGGACGTGGAGATCACCGACTATCCGACGGTCACCGTCAACGACCGGCTCCAGGAGATCTTCAACAAGCTCCGGAGCAGCGGGACGAACGAGATCCTGCTGCTCGACAAGCGGCGCCGCCCCTACAAGTGGCTGCGGCGCGGCGACCTGATGCGGGCCAAGGGCTCGCTGGCGCGGGCGGGCACGCTGGTGCACGACACGGTGACCCGGGACGCCACGCTGCGGGACGCGCTGGAGGCCGTGCTCACCGACAACACCGGCCGGGTCGCGGTGACCGGGCGGCGCGGCGAGTACATCGGTGTCGTCGACATGGAGACGCTGATGAACTCCGTGCACGAGCTGCTGGAGGAGGACCGGCTCGAGGCGATGGAGCACCAGCACGAACTGGAGGACGCGCGCGCCCAGCAGACCCACTTCGAGCAGGAGGGCCCGGGCGGGGAGGCGAAGGCATGA
- a CDS encoding ABC transporter permease yields MRTPPPGRRPEGEHEVKGLAFRDDGAFPDDEGLPEDAGLPDEREAVPPPAAPRRRISRQKLIVLPAVLAAVLLATWLWFQQATLDPISRNALSNGQVSKALWQQIELTVISTFFVLIIAIPLGVLLTRRMFRRATPVAMAFANMGQATPAIGLLALLVIWLGTGQKAALIGITVYAILPVLSNTIAGLKANDPTLLEAARGIGMSPMGVLSRIELPLAVPLILAGVRTALVLNVGTATLATFGGGGGLGVLITTGITNQRMPVLVLGSVLTVTLALLVDWLASLAELLLRPRGLEADS; encoded by the coding sequence ATGAGGACTCCCCCGCCCGGGCGCCGGCCCGAGGGCGAGCACGAGGTCAAGGGGCTCGCGTTCCGGGACGACGGCGCGTTCCCCGACGACGAGGGCCTCCCCGAGGACGCCGGCCTGCCCGACGAGCGGGAGGCCGTGCCGCCGCCCGCCGCGCCGCGGCGCCGGATCAGCCGGCAGAAGCTGATCGTCCTGCCGGCGGTGCTGGCGGCCGTGCTGCTGGCCACCTGGCTGTGGTTCCAGCAGGCCACCCTCGACCCCATCTCCAGGAACGCGCTGTCGAACGGGCAGGTGTCGAAGGCCCTGTGGCAGCAGATCGAACTGACCGTGATCTCGACGTTCTTCGTGCTGATCATCGCCATCCCGCTGGGTGTGCTGCTCACCCGCCGGATGTTCCGCAGGGCGACGCCGGTCGCGATGGCCTTCGCCAACATGGGACAGGCCACCCCGGCGATCGGTCTGCTGGCGCTGCTGGTCATCTGGCTCGGCACCGGCCAGAAGGCGGCCCTGATCGGCATCACCGTCTACGCCATCCTGCCGGTCCTCTCCAACACGATCGCGGGTCTGAAGGCCAACGACCCGACGCTCCTGGAGGCGGCGCGCGGTATCGGCATGTCCCCGATGGGTGTCCTGTCCCGGATCGAACTCCCGCTGGCCGTCCCGCTGATCCTGGCCGGTGTCCGTACGGCCCTGGTCCTGAACGTGGGCACGGCCACGCTGGCCACCTTCGGCGGGGGCGGCGGCCTCGGCGTCCTGATCACCACCGGGATCACCAACCAGCGGATGCCGGTCCTGGTGCTCGGTTCGGTCCTCACCGTGACGCTCGCGCTGCTCGTGGACTGGCTGGCCTCGCTGGCCGAACTGCTGCTGCGGCCGCGGGGTCTGGAGGCGGACTCATGA
- a CDS encoding glycine betaine ABC transporter substrate-binding protein codes for MRRTGPCAALAGALVLLSGCGLTSGSPMVDDVVPGSVGQGLPLKGAHLTVTSKEFTEQLILGAIMGIAFQAAGADVLDRTGIQGSIGAREAVKSGDADGMYEYTGTAWITYLGNSKPIPDPQKQWQAVHDADLRNGITWLPPSALNNTYALAMNQANFKKYGTKTLSDVAALSRKDPGAVTLCVESEFANRADGLPGMEKAYGMSVPAKNITQMDTGIIYTQVAKGSCTYGEVFTTDGRIRSMHLVVMADDKKFFPNYNAAPAINSKALKRYPAIARVLDPVTRKLNNTVAQELNAKVDVQGQDPHEVALDWMTAEGFVKQG; via the coding sequence ATGAGGCGGACGGGGCCGTGCGCGGCACTGGCCGGTGCGCTGGTCCTTCTCTCCGGCTGCGGTCTGACCAGCGGCTCCCCCATGGTCGACGACGTCGTCCCCGGCTCCGTCGGGCAGGGGCTGCCGCTCAAGGGGGCCCATCTGACGGTGACGTCGAAGGAGTTCACCGAGCAGCTGATCCTCGGCGCGATCATGGGTATCGCCTTCCAGGCGGCCGGCGCGGACGTCCTCGACCGGACCGGGATCCAGGGGTCGATCGGCGCCCGGGAGGCCGTCAAGAGCGGTGACGCGGACGGCATGTACGAGTACACGGGCACCGCCTGGATCACGTACCTCGGCAACAGCAAGCCCATCCCCGACCCGCAGAAGCAGTGGCAGGCGGTGCACGACGCCGACCTGAGGAACGGGATCACCTGGCTGCCGCCGTCCGCGCTCAACAACACCTACGCGCTGGCCATGAACCAGGCCAACTTCAAGAAGTACGGCACGAAGACGCTCTCCGACGTGGCCGCGCTGTCCAGGAAGGACCCCGGCGCGGTCACGCTCTGCGTGGAGAGCGAGTTCGCCAACCGGGCCGACGGACTGCCGGGCATGGAGAAGGCGTACGGGATGAGCGTGCCCGCGAAGAACATCACACAGATGGACACCGGGATCATCTACACCCAGGTGGCGAAGGGGAGTTGCACGTACGGGGAGGTGTTCACCACGGACGGGCGCATCAGGTCGATGCACCTGGTCGTGATGGCGGACGACAAGAAGTTCTTCCCCAACTACAACGCGGCACCCGCGATCAACTCCAAGGCGCTGAAGAGATATCCGGCGATCGCCCGGGTCCTCGACCCGGTGACGAGGAAGCTGAACAACACGGTGGCGCAGGAGTTGAACGCCAAGGTGGACGTGCAGGGGCAGGATCCGCACGAGGTGGCACTGGACTGGATGACCGCGGAGGGGTTCGTGAAGCAGGGCTGA
- a CDS encoding helix-turn-helix transcriptional regulator produces the protein MQEHGEPTEPTEPSAPAAPAGPAAAEPSVSDPTAPGLSARTLDARSLRGIAHPLRMQLLNALRRGGPATASRLAAKLGESSGATSYHLRQLAAHGFVEDAPGHGKGRERWWQAVDQALVFDNDRFDGSDPEIRGAADLFLHEVATTHNRELSTWIANRDDWLPAWSRASDMSDWTLRLTPERSAELVARMHELLDSYRAGAAAEDDPEAAEVRVHSHVFPVQKG, from the coding sequence ATGCAGGAGCACGGAGAACCGACCGAGCCGACCGAACCGAGCGCACCCGCTGCACCGGCCGGACCCGCCGCAGCCGAACCGTCCGTATCCGACCCGACCGCACCTGGACTGAGCGCCCGCACCCTCGACGCCCGCTCGCTGCGCGGCATCGCGCACCCGCTGCGGATGCAGCTGCTGAACGCGCTGCGGCGCGGCGGCCCGGCCACCGCGTCCCGACTGGCCGCGAAGCTGGGCGAGTCCAGCGGGGCCACCAGCTACCACCTGCGTCAGCTGGCCGCGCACGGCTTCGTCGAGGACGCGCCGGGGCACGGCAAGGGGCGGGAGCGCTGGTGGCAGGCGGTCGATCAGGCGCTGGTCTTCGACAACGACCGTTTCGACGGCTCGGACCCGGAGATACGGGGAGCCGCCGACCTCTTCCTGCACGAGGTCGCGACCACCCACAACCGCGAGCTGTCCACCTGGATCGCGAACCGGGACGACTGGCTGCCGGCCTGGTCGCGCGCCAGCGACATGAGCGACTGGACCCTGCGGCTCACGCCCGAGCGCTCCGCGGAGCTGGTCGCCAGGATGCACGAACTCCTGGACAGCTACCGCGCGGGGGCCGCGGCCGAGGACGACCCCGAGGCCGCCGAGGTCCGCGTCCACAGCCACGTCTTCCCCGTCCAGAAGGGCTGA